The genomic region CTGATGACGTCTGAAATCATgactatttatttaaaaataaatcccgTAATATTGCTTCTGTTACAATATGTAGAGCTTATTGGCTGCAGCATTTTAGATAAAGTGTTACACACAAGTGTTTTGATTTTGAAAGTCAATGAACGACAAGATTCCTCTGTTCCTGTCTCCAGCCTTTCAGAGCGTAGAGGCTAAATACATTAAACAGAttatctctcccccctctctgccgccctctctccttctctctccccCTTACATCTCACGGTGTGTCTGAAGGGGACGTAGCTGCAGCGCAGTATCCATCCTCCGTCTGTCTCCTCTGCAGCGACCAGAAGCGCGTCCAGCAACTTTTCAATTTGCGATTTTGTTCATTAATCGCCTTCATTGCGGTGTTTTTTTTCCCTTCTCATTTGTAATCATGATTAGAGCGCCGTATAAGAAGCAGTTTGCAGACCAACAGCGTCAAGGTGAGGTACATTTTTATtggaaacctttttgttttgttttttaagttaTAGGCTCCGAGAATGCGATTTAGTTAATATGTTTCCTTTTTATgtttttacttatttattttgtattgttattaatattgttttaattatttttatattaaatTCATTTTTGACGAATGCTCCTAAGTATTTTACAACTGACACTAAATAAACCTTAATTCTTCCCAAAATAATTATCATATTAAACTAATtgagatatttaaaaaaaatctaaatgccATATAGATCGCAGAGGGGTTAAAATAACCTTTAGACTTCTATGAGGAATATAATTAGAGTATCTTAAAGGTTCAGTCCAACAATGTAGCTCAAACATGAGCCATATAATCGTGGATTTGCAAGATGATGCATCCCATGTGCGTAATTAACcttgcagaagaagtcattcacATCCATCAATACAGTGTGTAATGCCAATCATTCTCAAGTCATTGGTTAATGAAAATTATTTCAACCATATTAGTGTCAGAGTTCAGAAATAATTCTCAACACACAGGGGGATATTCCATAAGCATATAAAACAGATTTATTTTCTTCCCTTTACTGATTCTTCTTCCCCCCACAACCAACAGAAGGTGTATTTTGTCATAAAGTATTTTGTAAAATGATGTAAATTACAAAAAATTTAGTCTTATATTACATTTGTGCTGTTTGTCTGGAATGGCTTTATGTACTATAATGAAGTAataataaaagtacaaataaaTCATTCTGTGTACAGCATTCAATAATCTGTCCTGCTATATAAACACATTCAAAGTGTGTTTTGCTTTATGAATAATGCATTTTCTGCACCATCAGGTAATCAAAAATACACTTTAAGTTTGCCTCCTATTCCTGCTGATCCCCATCAAAGAAAGAACAATCAGTCCATTCATCTTTTAGTAAATGGACAGAAAATGAATTGAGTACCAAATTAATAATCACCATGCGTTTTATAGACTCAACAATTTATCTGGAATGTAATGGGCTTTATTAATTGATAATCAAAAGGATTGTAAGTTGCTGCCCTtgtgaaatgtatttaaatattaAAGATTTTTTCAATGATAAAGGGTTAAAGATTCAAATCTTTTGAAGTCTTTAGTTATAATTAGGTCTCAAATTCTGGGAATATGTGAACGATTGGGTGATTTATGAAACAAGCAGAGAAAGAAATGTTAAACTGAAGTTTGACCCCAATAAGAATCCTCACAGAGCTACACATCAAATGATATCCTATTTTCTGTTGACGTTTTTCTGTTttcctatttttctttttaaagcggGCCCCCAGTGTTGAACCAACCCAGACATCGGCGCTGGATGTGTTGACATTACCTTGTTGTTCCTTACATTTTCCTCTCCAAAATGGAGCAAACTTTGCAAGGCTGCTCTTTAAACATATCCAAACTGGTCCACAACACCAGCGTGCCACTAAATGCCACTGGGAATTACACCAGCGACCAAGTCACCGAAGTCAACCTCGTAGAAATCCTGGGTCCAAAACGATCCCCCTTTTTCCTCCCTGTGGGCAGTGTTTACCTTCTCATCTTCCTCGTCGGCTTGTCTGGGAATCTTCTCACATGTGCAGTGATAGCAAAGCACAAGAAGATGCGAAACCCCACCAACCTCTACCTGTTGAGCCTGGCTTTGTCGGACCTTCTTGTTCTACTGTTCGGGATGCCTCTGGAGGTATACGACCTGTGGCAGAACTACCCCTTTCCCTTTGGCGAGGGCGGCTGTTACTTCAAAACCTTCCTCTTCGAGGCGGTCTGCTTCGCTTCAATCCTCAACGTCACAGCTTTGAGCGTGGAGAGGTATATAGCTGTGGTGCACCCGCTCAAAACACGGTACCTCTTGACTAACAAGCACGCCAAGCGGGTCATCACCATCGTGTGGGTGGTATCCATGATCTGTGCCATCCCCAACACTTCCCTGCACGGACTCTTCTACCTGAAAGGGAGGATGGAGGAGTCAGCCATATGCACGGTGCTGAAGCCCCTGTGGATCTATAACATGGTCATGCAGATTACCACTGTGTGCTTCTATTTCGTGCCCATGATGGTGATCAGCGTGCTGTACCTGGTGATGGGCCTTCATTTGTGCAGAGAACGAAGGCAGCCAAGCGAGAACCTGGGGAGGAACTGTAGCAGCAACATTCGGAGGAAGATAAGCGTAAACGGGCGCAGGAGACAGATCAACAAGATGCTCTGTGAGTTATTTTCACTCTTTAGGAAAATATGTACATGTATTACTGTCAAAGACTGCTACAAATTGACAGCATATCCCCTAATCTGTTGTATCGAAGCCAAGACATGTTCCCAAAGAGAAAGGGATGTGAGGAAAGCACAGAGCTAACAATGCCAAAGGATTGTCAATTCTCTGTATGGATCATTTGTATTCTAGAGGGAGTCAATAAACCTGTGGGGCTGGATAAGGATTCATGTAGCTTACACTGTTAGCACAGTTCTTACAGTAAACAGTCCATTTGCCTCACTGTAAATAGATTTTTAATTTTCTGTACAAGGAGTTTCATTATAGATTTATATATTCATCATAAAACCACatgtaacaaaaataaaaaggtggTGTTGAATACCACTGAGAGTCATGACAACATGGAACCTTatgtcagggttgccaacttggggtacctggctggagtgagatcttgatatcatgggtttaattacacatatgcgcactaaattgttctactaaatgactgctgtcgtgtcagcagcgggaccttaagatatatatacaatatatacaaatacacaatattggacacagactataaagggcacacagtttcattcactaatgaaagtcaaacacatgtttgtttccactgttttattgtgtgcctgtcacgataagcaattaattgacttatcgtacgataaataaaaatgaactcgataaattgccatttacatgaggatgtgactggcagtttgaaaggatgtacttgaattattattatatattatcattatgtcagtggtctaatatgctcatacaacggtgccgacaatattatcgtttatcgcaataatttccaggaaaatgtatccaacaaaattaattatcgtgagaggcctatacatgaaacacacacacacaaacaaatctacagacttactccacactgccaaacatattaattaacacactctcactactctttgactctatgttggcctagtagaacaataagcagcagacttttacttttttatcatttctactggttcttagatctgcgcatgcgcaatacgggtcggcagttgcgagagagtatttttgttgggtaatctatggtagggctaacccatacagtggtggggcttaagtcagaatttgcaatgtaattacatacacgctccccttgacagtgaaacgccacgcgtgaggtttagattattcccctgtctcaatccaaatggaactgtatgaaataaaaaggcacatttgtcttgtagtaaataaaaagggcgacctggagccaatcctgcaatttacccacaggtgaaagagttgacatgctgaaaccccaacccctgcaggggggtctggggagattctcccccatgagatttttttaaatactaacataaaatacacattctggtactctcttgagaagaaaaataaataaatatattactacacgacatatttaaaaaaatgaatgccattttagtttgttCTTActgtgttctgaaagctgaacctgctgctcctcacagagagaagagggaagaggctgtgaattactttacattgtggataagggtggatagcccccattgttctgtgtgtcaaaatgaaagacagcc from Pseudochaenichthys georgianus chromosome 5, fPseGeo1.2, whole genome shotgun sequence harbors:
- the nmur3 gene encoding LOW QUALITY PROTEIN: neuromedin-U receptor 2 (The sequence of the model RefSeq protein was modified relative to this genomic sequence to represent the inferred CDS: deleted 1 base in 1 codon), with amino-acid sequence MNAAIASERSKQQRERRIRSSLQTNSVKRAPSVEPTQTSALDVLTLPVVPYIFLSKMEQTLQGCSLNISKLVHNTSVPLNATGNYTSDQVTEVNLVEILGPKRSPFFLPVGSVYLLIFLVGLSGNLLTCAVIAKHKKMRNPTNLYLLSLALSDLLVLLFGMPLEVYDLWQNYPFPFGEGGCYFKTFLFEAVCFASILNVTALSVERYIAVVHPLKTRYLLTNKHAKRVITIVWVVSMICAIPNTSLHGLFYLKGRMEESAICTVLKPLWIYNMVMQITTVCFYFVPMMVISVLYLVMGLHLCRERRQPSENLGRNCSSNIRRKISVNGRRRQINKMLSIVVAVFGVCWAPFHIERLLWSSISQWTDLMHNIYQYVHILSGVFFYLSSAVNPIIYSLLSTRFRECFRELVCSQTEENSSVRDSPPFPKILLEPSVSSARAQVEDNDSNAVIPLLSPNMKLSMDTTILKNACREKTCKTSVF